The genomic interval TGCCGTCAAGAAAGCTCTCCGCCCCCAGATCGGCGGCTTCGTGCCCGCTCCAGCGGCCGCCGACCACCGTCGCCGCCGATCAAGCGCCATTTGCCGTTGTGTTCGCAGCACATCCATCACAGGCGCCATGGTATACAGCTCGTTGTGGCAGTGAAGGCACTCGACCAAATGATTCACAAACGCCTTGCGCTCGGTCTCTCCGAGCAGGCCCAACTCGTAAGCAGCAATCAACCGACCCAGACGGGGATTGGTGCATCTATTATTGTCCTTCATCGTCCACCTCGTAGAAGGGGGTTGCAGGTTGAACGATCCGAGGATCATCCATCGGAACAAGCACCAGATGAGCGTTTTGAACGGAGACGCCGAACTCATTGACCAAAATTGAACGCAATGCTCGCCGACAGCGAAAGATGCGGTAATGGATGCGTGTGGGAGGAATGTCGAACTCCTCGCACAGTTCCTCAATACTGGCTCCATCGGCCAGTCCGAGAAGCAGATCTCGACATTGAGGCCGTCGTTGCCCCAGGCGGTCAAGGGCATGAGCGAGGATCTTCACGGACTCCTGCAAATCCCACAGTTCGTAGGGATTGTAGATAGGATGGCGCCTTCTCTGCCCCTCC from Blastocatellia bacterium carries:
- a CDS encoding sigma-70 family RNA polymerase sigma factor — its product is MGEKGKVLTEEALSALIAQARAGQTSAWDEIFVFLRARISALAKYRIGTDYEDVVQETLMTVYEHLNELRDAEHLLMFATKVLRNKIGNFYQKQERQSRYLEGQRRRHPIYNPYELWDLQESVKILAHALDRLGQRRPQCRDLLLGLADGASIEELCEEFDIPPTRIHYRIFRCRRALRSILVNEFGVSVQNAHLVLVPMDDPRIVQPATPFYEVDDEGQ